Proteins encoded together in one Labrus mixtus chromosome 18, fLabMix1.1, whole genome shotgun sequence window:
- the grm1b gene encoding metabotropic glutamate receptor 1b isoform X2 produces the protein MSNMITLTAISILYLPVLLFEAFVLSKGKYERSVVPSSASRLVARMDGDIIIGALFSVHHQPSAEKVAERKCGEVREQYGIQRVEAMFHTLDRINSDPNLLPNITLGCEIRDSCWHSSVALEQSIEFIRDSLISIRDDKDGAKWCIEGAPSSQPPPTKKPIAGVIGPGSSSVAIQVQNLLQLFNIPQIAYSATSIDLSDKTLFKYFLRVVPSDTLQARALIDIVKRYNWTYVSAVHTEGNYGESGMEVFKELAAQEGLCVAHSDKIYSNAGERHFDRLLRKLRERLPKARVVVCFCEGMTVRGLLMAMRRLGVAEEFLLIGSDGWADRIEVVEGYEQEAVGGITVKLQSEEVSSFDEYFLKLQLSTNTRNPWFPEFWQYRFQCRLPGHPLENMNYARNCSGYESLEDNYVQDSKMGFVINAIYAMAHGLHDMHTHLCPGHVGLCDNMLPVDGSHLLDFLLKTSFTGVSGEDIWFDENGDSPGRYEIMNFQRVEPGVYDYINIGSWHEGVLSLDDEMMQMNRSDMVRSVCSEPCSIGEIKVIRKGEVSCCWICTACKDNEYVQDEFTCKACELGWWPDKELEVCEPIPLRYLEWSNPESIIQVVFSCMGILVTSFVTLVFVLYRDTPVVKSSSRELCYIILAGIFLGYLCPFTLIARPTVASCYLQRLLVGLSAAMCYSALVTKTNRIARILAGSKKKICTRKPRFMSAWAQVVIASILISAQLTLEVTLIIMEPPEPIKSYPSIKEVFLICNTSNVGVVAPLGYNGLLIMSCTYYAFKTRNVPANFNEAKYIAFTMYTTCIIWLAFVPIYFGSNYKIITTSFSVSLSVTVALGCMFTPKMYIIICKPERNVRSAFTTSDAVRMHVGDGKIVCRSNSLLNMFKRKKNTGNGRCKTSSKRGSHMAQTVSACEETGSRFQSDGCHQTLN, from the exons ATGTCGAATATGATCACCCTGACCGCCATCAGCATTTTGTACTTGCCTGTTTTGCTGTTTGAGGCGTTTGTGTTGTCCAAAGGCAAGTATGAGAGGTCAGTGGTGCCCAGTTCTGCCTCTCGTCTGGTGGCCAGGATGGACGGGGATATCATAATCGGTGCTCTCTTCTCCGTCCACCACCAACCGTCGGCTGAGAAGGTGGCAGAGAGGAAATGTGGAGAAGTCCGTGAGCAGTACGGCATCCAGAGGGTGGAGGCTATGTTCCACACCTTGGACAGGATTAACTCGGACCCCAACCTGTTACCCAACATCACCCTGGGCTGTGAGATCAGGGACTCGTGCTGGCACTCGTCTGTGGCTCTTGAGCAGAGCATCGAGTTCATTCGAGACTCTCTCATCTCCATCCGGGATGACAAGGACGGCGCCAAGTGGTGCATTGAGGGGGCCCCTTCCAGTCAGCCTCCACCCACCAAGAAGCCCATCGCTGGGGTCATCGGGCCTGGATCGAGCTCGGTCGCAATCCAGGTTCAGAACCTTCTGCAGCTGTTCAACATCCCACAGATCGCCTACTCTGCCACCAGCATCGACCTCAGTGACAAGACATTGTTCAAGTACTTCCTGCGGGTGGTGCCATCGGACACTCTGCAGGCCCGGGCGCTGATAGACATCGTCAAACGATACAACTGGACGTACGTGTCTGCAGTGCACACAGAGG GTAACTACGGGGAGAGCGGGATGGAGGTGTTCAAAGAGCTCGCCGCTCAGGAAGGCCTCTGCGTCGCCCACTCTGACAAGATCTACAGCAACGCAGGCGAGAGGCACTTTGACAGGCTGCTGAGGAAGCTGCGCGAACGTCTGCCTAAAGCCCGAGTGgtggtgtgtttctgtgagggGATGACGGTCCGAGGGCTGCTCATGGCCATGAGACGGCTGGGAGTAGCAGAAGAGTTTCTCCTAATTGGCAG TGACGGCTGGGCAGACCGGATCGAGGTGGTGGAGGGATACGAGCAGGAGGCGGTGGGCGGCATCACAGTCAAGCTTCAGTCTGAAGAAGTCTCCTCCTTCGACGAATACTTCCTGAAACTCCAACTCAGCACCAACACCCGTAACCCCTGGTTCCCGGAGTTCTGGCAGTACCGCTTTCAGTGCCGCCTTCCCGGACACCCGCTGGAGAACATGAATTATGCACGAAACTGCTCAG GTTATGAAAGTCTTGAGGACAACTACGTTCAAGACAGCAAGATGGGCTTCGTCATCAACGCCATCTATGCCATGGCCCACGGGCTGCATGACATGCACACTCACCTCTGCCCCGGCCATGTGGGTCTCTGTGACAACATGTTGCCTGTCGACGGGAGCCACTTGCTTGATTTTCTTCTCAAGACGTCCTTCACGGGGGTCTCTGGAGAGGACATTTGGTTTGATGAGAACGGGGACTCACCTGGGAG GTACGAGATAATGAACTTCCAGCGTGTGGAGCCTGGTGTTTATGACTACATCAACATCGGATCCTGGCATGAAGGCGTCCTTAGTCTGGATGATGAAATGATGCAGATGAACCGCAGTGACATGGTCCGCTCTGTCTGCAGCGAGCCCTGCTCCATAGGAGAGATAAAG GTGATCAGGAAGGGAGaagtgagctgctgctggatcTGCACTGCCTGTAAGGACAATGAGTACGTCCAGGACGAGTTCACATGTAAGGCCTGTGAGCTGGGCTGGTGGCCGGACAAAGAACTGGAAG TGTGTGAACCAATCCCTCTGCGCTACCTCGAGTGGAGCAACCCAGAGTCCATTATCCAGGTGGTTTTCTCCTGCATGGGCATCCTGGTCACGTCATTTGTCACCTTAGTCTTTGTCTTGTATCGTGACACACCTGTGGTCAAGTCCTCCAGCCGGGAGCTCTGCTACATCATCCTGGCTGGGATCTTCCTGGGCTATCTGTGTCCTTTCACCCTCATCGCCCGTCCCACAGTGGCCTCCTGCTACCTCCAGAGGCTGCTTGTTGGACTCTCGGCTGCGATGTGCTACTCTGCCCTGGTCACCAAAACCAACCGCATCGCACGTATCCTGGCCGGAAGCAAGAAGAAGATTTGCACCAGGAAACCGAGGTTCATGAGCGCTTGGGCTCAAGTTGTCATTGCCTCCATCCTGATCAGTGCCCAGCTCACCTTGGAGGTCACCCTCATCATCATGGAGCCTCCTGAACCCATTAAGTCCTACCCGAGCATCAAAGAAGTCTTCCTCATCTGCAACACCAGCAATGTTGGTGTTGTGGCGCCTCTGGGCTACAACGGCTTGCTAATCATGAGCTGCACTTACTACGCCTTCAAGACCCGCAACGTTCCAGCTAATTTCAACGAAGCCAAATACATCGCCTTCACCATGTACACCACCTGTATCATCTGGCTGGCGTTTGTGCCCATCTACTTTGGCAGCAACTACAAGATCATCACCACGTCCTTCTCTGTGAGCCTCAGTGTGACTGTAGCTTTGGGCTGTATGTTCACGCCAAAGATGTACATCATCATCTGCAAGCCGGAGCGAAATGTGCGCAGCGCCTTCACCACATCTGATGCTGTGCGAATGCACGTCGGCGACGGCAAGATAGTCTGCAGAAGCAACAGCCTGCTCAACATGTtcaagaggaagaagaacactGGAAACGGCAG